A stretch of Dietzia lutea DNA encodes these proteins:
- a CDS encoding DEAD/DEAH box helicase, which translates to MQASLPRVPETDVASFVGAAALGRARGYADATHIRELRYDAATHRLDADVAGSGGRGGRAWYSTTVHLTAPDADGYSRPRRSLCTCPVALNCKHAAAVMLYAATLADRDAGVSDWRRQAEESLRTVDAGRAYQEAPIVGMQLSVVPDELAPDGGAGGLQPGLGNRLKARIVVPGSGGRWKSAGVEWDRLRYGWDGGLSLAQAAWLRAVDALARSHRQARVWLDLCDAEVPALWPLVSTAAEAEMEIVPGDGLREVVPGPPRRVGLTAWSPDGSALVVVAAAEVEPGSGGAWDAGGYGAGDDGTGDDGDDGEGRDRPLPGALVGEHGDMVALVRDRVLELSPVGRLGPGVARRLRQWRALTVPDEAVPEFCADFLPDLVDRFPVTDRVGLLELPRFDRVELELTIRPPAGAGPGGATHELGLMLQWHRVDVMRMTDDTEVMRRRPLSVAEMGIGTPLPGDPALVALTTAVSDAGWGWILGEGTLRVTGREAGLVLTDGLEQLRSLDGVTVVLADEVPSIRRATEGPRIHVATEDDRSGIDWLGLTVTVTVEGRPVPFAAIFRAVVTGQDEFLTEDGLLVPVDLERFGELRELLDEAMAASAERVGRDPDGTGVKIGLGQAGVLADLAELADDLEPPSGRARALLELAADTPAPVPAPAALEADLRPYQQQGLDWLAMLWRHRIGGILADDMGLGKTIQSLALIAHAHETAGDHPPGPFLVVAPSSVVPNWEAEARRFVRSLRVARRSATEARSTTTVAEDAAAHDIVVTSAAVLRLDAESYAGIEWAGVILDEAQQAKNPGSKLFAALAGLRADFLLAVTGTPMENNLTELWAVAALSCRGVLPDAKEFRARFRTPIEKDGDQATLERLRRRLRPFLLRRRKELVAADLPPRTDAVMEIELSATHRRIYERELARQRASLLALLDDFESNRISILAGLTVLRRLCLDASLVDPDHLGVASVKTDELIAALREVVAEGHRALVFSQFTTYLDTVVERLRDEGITVAHLDGSTTDRAGAVGEFTEGGAQVFCLSLKAGGVGLNLVGADYVFLLDPWWNPATEAQAVDRAHRIGQTRPVLVYRMVARDTIEERVVELQQRKAELFASVLDSGEHFSAALTADDLRGLLE; encoded by the coding sequence GTGCAGGCATCGCTCCCCAGGGTTCCCGAGACCGACGTCGCCTCCTTCGTGGGCGCGGCGGCGCTCGGCCGCGCCCGGGGCTACGCCGACGCCACGCACATCCGGGAGCTGCGGTACGACGCCGCCACCCACCGCCTCGACGCGGACGTCGCGGGCAGCGGCGGCAGGGGCGGCCGCGCCTGGTACTCGACGACCGTCCACCTCACGGCGCCCGACGCGGACGGCTACTCGCGCCCGCGCCGCAGCCTGTGCACGTGCCCCGTCGCGCTGAACTGCAAGCACGCCGCCGCGGTCATGCTGTACGCGGCGACGCTCGCCGACCGCGATGCCGGCGTGTCCGACTGGCGGCGCCAGGCCGAGGAGTCCCTGCGCACGGTCGACGCGGGGCGGGCGTATCAGGAGGCCCCGATCGTCGGGATGCAGCTGTCGGTGGTGCCCGACGAGCTCGCCCCGGACGGCGGCGCGGGCGGCCTGCAACCGGGGCTCGGCAACCGGCTCAAGGCGCGGATCGTGGTGCCCGGCAGCGGCGGGCGCTGGAAGTCGGCGGGCGTCGAGTGGGACCGGCTGCGTTACGGCTGGGACGGCGGGCTGTCGCTCGCCCAGGCCGCGTGGCTGCGGGCGGTCGACGCGCTCGCCCGCAGTCACCGCCAGGCGCGCGTGTGGCTCGACCTGTGCGACGCCGAGGTCCCCGCCCTGTGGCCGCTCGTCTCCACGGCCGCGGAGGCGGAGATGGAGATCGTCCCCGGCGACGGCCTGCGCGAGGTCGTGCCCGGGCCGCCGCGCCGCGTCGGCCTCACCGCGTGGAGCCCGGACGGGTCGGCGCTGGTGGTGGTCGCCGCGGCGGAGGTGGAGCCGGGGTCGGGCGGCGCCTGGGACGCCGGCGGCTACGGCGCGGGGGACGACGGCACAGGGGATGACGGCGACGACGGCGAGGGTCGCGACCGCCCCCTGCCCGGCGCCCTCGTGGGGGAGCACGGGGACATGGTCGCGCTGGTCCGCGACCGGGTGCTGGAGCTGTCCCCCGTCGGGCGGCTGGGGCCCGGCGTGGCCAGGCGGCTGCGGCAGTGGCGCGCCCTGACCGTCCCGGACGAGGCGGTGCCCGAGTTCTGTGCGGACTTCCTGCCCGACCTCGTCGACAGGTTCCCGGTGACCGACCGCGTCGGGCTGCTCGAGCTGCCCCGGTTCGACCGCGTGGAGCTGGAGCTGACGATCCGGCCGCCCGCCGGGGCGGGCCCGGGTGGTGCGACGCACGAGCTGGGGCTGATGTTGCAGTGGCACCGCGTCGACGTGATGCGCATGACCGACGACACCGAGGTGATGCGCCGGCGGCCCCTCAGCGTGGCCGAGATGGGGATCGGCACCCCGCTGCCCGGGGATCCCGCGCTCGTCGCGCTGACCACGGCCGTCTCCGACGCCGGCTGGGGCTGGATCCTCGGCGAGGGCACCCTGCGGGTGACCGGTCGAGAGGCCGGCCTGGTGCTGACCGACGGGCTCGAACAGCTCCGCTCGCTCGACGGCGTCACAGTGGTGCTGGCCGACGAGGTGCCGAGTATCCGTCGGGCCACCGAGGGACCGCGCATCCACGTGGCCACCGAGGACGACCGCTCGGGGATCGACTGGCTGGGACTGACGGTCACCGTCACCGTCGAGGGCCGCCCCGTCCCGTTCGCCGCCATCTTCCGGGCGGTGGTCACCGGGCAGGATGAGTTCCTCACCGAGGACGGCCTGCTCGTCCCGGTGGACCTCGAGCGGTTCGGCGAGCTGCGCGAGCTGCTCGACGAAGCGATGGCGGCCTCCGCCGAGCGGGTCGGCAGGGACCCGGACGGGACGGGCGTGAAGATCGGCCTCGGTCAGGCCGGGGTGCTCGCGGACCTCGCCGAGCTGGCCGACGACCTCGAGCCGCCGTCGGGGCGGGCCCGGGCGCTGCTCGAACTGGCCGCCGACACCCCCGCGCCCGTGCCGGCTCCCGCCGCGCTCGAGGCGGACCTGCGGCCGTACCAGCAGCAGGGGCTGGACTGGCTGGCCATGCTGTGGCGGCACCGGATCGGCGGGATCCTCGCCGACGACATGGGACTGGGCAAGACCATCCAGTCGCTCGCGCTCATCGCCCACGCGCACGAGACCGCCGGCGACCACCCGCCGGGGCCGTTCCTCGTCGTGGCACCCTCGTCTGTCGTGCCCAACTGGGAGGCCGAGGCACGCCGGTTCGTCCGCTCGCTGCGGGTGGCGCGGCGATCGGCGACCGAGGCCCGGTCCACGACGACGGTCGCCGAGGACGCGGCCGCGCACGACATTGTGGTGACCTCCGCCGCGGTCCTGCGGCTGGACGCCGAGTCGTACGCGGGCATCGAGTGGGCCGGCGTGATCCTCGACGAGGCCCAGCAGGCAAAGAACCCGGGCTCGAAGCTCTTCGCCGCGCTGGCCGGGCTGCGGGCGGACTTCCTGCTCGCCGTGACGGGCACTCCGATGGAGAACAACCTCACCGAGCTGTGGGCGGTCGCGGCGCTGTCGTGCCGGGGCGTGCTGCCCGACGCCAAGGAGTTCCGCGCCCGCTTCCGCACCCCCATCGAGAAGGACGGGGACCAGGCCACTCTCGAGCGGCTACGCAGGCGGCTGCGTCCGTTCCTGCTGCGGCGGCGCAAGGAGCTCGTGGCCGCCGACCTGCCCCCGCGCACGGACGCGGTGATGGAGATCGAGCTGTCGGCCACGCACCGCCGGATCTACGAGCGGGAACTGGCCCGGCAGCGGGCCTCACTGCTGGCGCTGCTCGACGACTTCGAGTCCAACCGCATCAGCATCCTCGCCGGGCTCACCGTCCTCCGGCGGCTGTGCCTGGACGCCTCCCTCGTCGACCCGGACCATCTCGGCGTCGCGTCGGTGAAGACCGACGAGCTCATCGCCGCTCTGCGGGAGGTGGTGGCCGAGGGGCACCGCGCGCTGGTGTTCAGCCAGTTCACCACCTACCTCGACACCGTCGTGGAGCGGCTGCGCGACGAGGGGATCACGGTGGCCCACCTCGACGGCAGCACGACGGACCGGGCCGGGGCCGTCGGCGAGTTCACCGAGGGCGGCGCGCAGGTGTTCTGCCTGAGCCTCAAGGCCGGCGGCGTGGGGCTCAACCTGGTCGGCGCCGACTACGTCTTCCTGCTGGACCCGTGGTGGAACCCGGCGACCGAGGCCCAGGCCGTGGACCGCGCACACCGCATCGGCCAGACCCGGCCGGTGCTGGTCTACCGGATGGTCGCCCGCGACACCATCGAGGAACGCGTGGTGGAACTGCAGCAGCGCAAGGCCGAGCTGTTCGCCTCCGTGCTGGACAGTGGCGAGCACTTCTCGGCCGCGCTCACCGCCGACGACCTGCGCGGGCTGCTCGAGTAG
- a CDS encoding SRPBCC family protein translates to MPVTSVDKDLDQLTLTIVAEFPVSVRRLWDAYVDPRQIERFWGPPTWPATFTRHDVFPGGRTDYYMTGPDGSRARGYWEFLAVDEGRSFEVLDGFTRDDGAPDTDLPTTRMVFTFEATDAGSRLTTTSHFGSLSELEQLVAMGMEEGTREAMSQIDAVVGDDATFAADTGTRTQHLDDRTVRFTRVLRGTPQQIWDAHHDPAVLDRWFHGPDGWALVGCRVASEPGQTTRFEWAPEEGVEGEPFALTGELLETDPPHREVFTEAMEGADAPPTRNEQTLTAVEGGTLLTLVITYASAELREMILDTGMVDGMEVGYRRLESEVLSAA, encoded by the coding sequence ATGCCGGTGACATCGGTGGACAAAGATCTCGACCAACTGACCCTGACCATCGTCGCCGAATTCCCGGTGTCGGTGCGTCGCCTGTGGGACGCCTACGTCGACCCGCGGCAGATCGAACGCTTCTGGGGCCCGCCGACGTGGCCCGCCACCTTCACCCGGCACGACGTGTTCCCCGGCGGCCGGACGGACTACTACATGACCGGGCCCGACGGTAGCCGCGCCCGCGGCTACTGGGAGTTCCTCGCGGTCGACGAGGGCCGCTCGTTCGAGGTGCTCGACGGTTTCACCCGCGACGACGGCGCGCCCGACACGGACCTGCCCACCACGCGCATGGTGTTCACCTTCGAGGCGACGGACGCCGGCTCCCGCCTGACCACCACCTCCCACTTCGGCAGCCTCTCCGAGCTCGAGCAGCTGGTCGCGATGGGCATGGAGGAAGGCACCCGCGAGGCGATGTCGCAGATCGACGCCGTCGTCGGCGACGACGCCACCTTCGCGGCCGACACCGGCACGCGGACCCAGCACCTCGACGACCGGACGGTTCGGTTCACCCGCGTCCTGCGCGGGACCCCGCAGCAGATCTGGGACGCCCACCACGACCCCGCGGTCCTGGACCGGTGGTTCCACGGGCCGGACGGCTGGGCGCTCGTCGGGTGCCGGGTCGCGTCGGAGCCCGGGCAGACCACGCGCTTCGAGTGGGCACCCGAGGAGGGCGTCGAGGGCGAGCCGTTCGCGCTGACGGGTGAGCTGCTGGAGACCGACCCGCCGCACCGCGAGGTGTTCACCGAGGCGATGGAGGGCGCCGACGCGCCGCCCACCCGCAACGAGCAGACCCTCACCGCCGTGGAGGGCGGGACGCTGCTCACGCTCGTCATCACCTACGCGAGCGCCGAGTTGCGCGAGATGATCCTCGACACCGGGATGGTCGACGGGATGGAGGTCGGCTACCGGCGGTTGGAGTCGGAGGTGCTGTCGGCGGCCTGA
- a CDS encoding carbon-nitrogen hydrolase family protein — protein sequence MRIAAAQILTGRDPQDNLRLVRESVVEAAAQSARIVVFPEATMRAFGAGRLDEIAEPLDGPWATAVADAAREHEVLVVVGMFTPGQGGRVRNTLLVTGPTGGGDEIHTGYDKIHLFDAFGFAESDTVEPGDETRVVTVDGVGVGLSVCYDIRFPGQYTALASAGARVTLCSASWGAGPGKIDQWRLLAQARALDSTTFLLAVGQADPAVEGVEVKRGAPTGVGHSLLVGPDGTVRSEAGPGAGLMVVEVDDDEVTDIRKTIPVLANGRVTEESRGEVPR from the coding sequence GTGCGTATCGCCGCCGCCCAGATCCTGACCGGACGCGACCCGCAGGACAACCTCCGACTGGTCCGCGAGTCGGTGGTCGAGGCCGCCGCGCAGTCGGCCCGCATCGTGGTGTTCCCCGAGGCCACCATGCGCGCGTTCGGGGCCGGTCGACTCGACGAGATCGCCGAACCCCTCGACGGCCCGTGGGCGACCGCGGTGGCCGACGCCGCGCGCGAGCACGAGGTCCTCGTCGTCGTCGGCATGTTCACGCCCGGACAGGGCGGCCGCGTCCGCAACACCCTCCTGGTCACGGGCCCCACCGGCGGCGGCGACGAGATCCACACGGGCTACGACAAGATCCACCTGTTCGACGCGTTCGGATTCGCCGAGTCGGACACCGTCGAGCCCGGCGACGAGACGCGCGTGGTGACGGTCGACGGCGTGGGGGTCGGCCTGAGCGTCTGCTACGACATCCGGTTCCCCGGCCAGTACACCGCGCTCGCGTCCGCGGGCGCGCGCGTCACCCTGTGCAGCGCGTCGTGGGGCGCCGGGCCGGGCAAGATCGACCAGTGGCGGCTGCTCGCCCAGGCGCGCGCGCTCGACTCGACGACCTTCCTGCTCGCCGTGGGCCAGGCCGACCCGGCCGTCGAGGGGGTCGAGGTCAAGCGCGGCGCACCCACCGGCGTCGGCCATTCGCTGCTCGTCGGGCCGGACGGGACCGTGCGCTCCGAGGCCGGCCCCGGCGCGGGGCTGATGGTCGTCGAGGTCGACGACGACGAGGTCACCGACATCCGGAAGACCATTCCCGTGCTCGCGAACGGGCGTGTCACGGAGGAGTCGCGCGGGGAGGTCCCGCGGTGA
- a CDS encoding heat shock protein transcriptional repressor HspR, which produces MSPRRDVGELGPDDSVLVISVAAELSGLHAQTLRTYDRLGIVTPERTSGGGRRYSLRDVAMLREVQRLSQEEGVNLAGIKRIMELTNQVDALRSRVSELVEEVAELRRRAGSGGRAGGELVHVPRSTSVVVWRPRHQRGDRED; this is translated from the coding sequence ATGAGCCCCCGGCGGGACGTCGGGGAGCTGGGGCCCGACGACAGCGTCCTGGTGATCTCGGTGGCCGCCGAACTGTCCGGCCTGCACGCCCAGACCCTGCGCACGTACGACCGCCTGGGCATCGTCACGCCCGAACGCACCAGCGGCGGCGGGCGACGCTACTCCCTGCGAGACGTGGCCATGCTCCGCGAGGTGCAGCGCCTCAGCCAGGAGGAGGGCGTCAACCTCGCCGGCATCAAACGCATCATGGAACTGACCAATCAGGTCGACGCCCTGCGCAGCCGCGTGTCCGAGCTGGTCGAGGAGGTCGCCGAACTGCGCCGCCGCGCCGGCAGCGGCGGCCGGGCCGGCGGCGAGCTGGTTCACGTGCCGCGCTCGACCTCGGTCGTCGTGTGGCGCCCGCGCCACCAGCGCGGGGACCGCGAGGACTGA
- a CDS encoding malonic semialdehyde reductase encodes MTTTFDTQNVLALDEQAQDLLFREARTANAFTDEPVTDEQIRAIFDLVKWAPTSMNIQPLRAIVIRSEEAKARLLPLLAEGNRAKTAAAPAVALLAADIDFHDELPTQFPHFPGARDLFADDEEARVSTAELNAGLQIGYAIIGIRAAGLAAGPMTGFDAEAISREFFPDGRHRVLVAVNIGKPAEEGAWFDRLPRLGYDEVVETL; translated from the coding sequence ATGACCACTACTTTCGACACCCAGAACGTGCTCGCCCTGGATGAGCAGGCGCAGGACCTGCTGTTCCGCGAGGCGCGCACGGCCAACGCCTTCACCGACGAGCCCGTCACCGACGAGCAGATCCGCGCGATCTTCGACCTGGTGAAGTGGGCTCCCACCTCCATGAACATCCAGCCCCTGCGCGCGATCGTCATCCGCTCGGAGGAGGCCAAGGCCCGCCTGCTGCCGCTCCTCGCCGAGGGTAATCGCGCCAAGACGGCCGCGGCCCCGGCCGTCGCGCTGCTCGCGGCCGACATCGACTTCCACGACGAGCTGCCCACGCAGTTCCCGCACTTCCCCGGTGCGCGTGACCTCTTCGCCGATGACGAGGAGGCCCGCGTGAGCACGGCCGAACTCAACGCCGGGCTGCAGATCGGTTACGCGATCATCGGCATCCGTGCCGCCGGCCTCGCGGCGGGCCCGATGACCGGCTTCGACGCCGAGGCGATCTCCCGCGAGTTCTTCCCCGACGGCCGCCACCGCGTGCTCGTGGCCGTCAACATCGGCAAGCCCGCCGAGGAGGGCGCCTGGTTCGACCGGCTCCCGCGGCTCGGGTACGACGAGGTCGTCGAGACCCTCTGA
- a CDS encoding FAD-binding oxidoreductase: MSDDPGPEPADEPFHDHDVERLVADIDLDPFLGRRHDPLAEPLDEPAEVGAQAPPLLALRDLIADDRFPELFARALRAADPDFRELFPRDATPVLREFVRAMTWAFETTEYADGDRSKVEEVVEFARHLGADHRKLDLAPRHHQRFGEALTHTLRHLAGRGWDDRLETTLATAYRVLSTALQQGAAAGEGPARVGATVVEVLRPTRDVVVVRLISDVMVDYHPGQYLSVLTPYSPGVWRRLSPSIPANPAGQIEFHIRDVPGGALSGSLVRGVGVGDRWVLARPLGLLEVDRSEPFRDVLMIGGGTGIAPLRCLLLDMMRHGQNPRVHLFYGARFPGDLYDLPTLVDLAATAPWLTIQPVAEEDEDPWWAGPRQELPRTLHRRQTGTLVEAVTQWGSWADRQVIVSGSPEMLRATVRGLVAAGTPRENISFDRP; the protein is encoded by the coding sequence GTGAGCGACGACCCCGGACCCGAGCCTGCCGACGAGCCGTTCCACGATCACGACGTGGAGCGCCTCGTCGCGGACATCGACCTCGACCCGTTCCTCGGTCGGCGACACGATCCGTTGGCCGAGCCGCTCGACGAGCCCGCCGAGGTGGGCGCGCAGGCGCCGCCGCTGCTCGCGCTGCGTGACCTGATCGCCGACGACCGCTTCCCCGAGCTGTTCGCCCGCGCGCTCCGCGCCGCCGACCCCGACTTCCGCGAACTGTTCCCCCGCGACGCCACGCCCGTGCTCCGCGAGTTCGTCCGCGCGATGACCTGGGCGTTCGAGACCACCGAGTATGCCGACGGTGACCGGTCGAAGGTCGAGGAGGTCGTCGAGTTCGCCCGGCACCTCGGCGCCGACCACCGCAAACTCGACCTCGCGCCCCGCCACCACCAGCGCTTCGGCGAGGCGCTGACCCACACACTGCGGCACCTGGCCGGACGCGGCTGGGACGACCGGCTCGAGACCACGCTCGCCACCGCGTACCGGGTGCTGTCGACCGCCCTCCAGCAGGGTGCGGCCGCCGGCGAGGGACCCGCGCGCGTCGGCGCCACCGTCGTGGAGGTGCTGCGGCCCACCCGCGACGTCGTGGTGGTGCGGCTCATCAGCGACGTGATGGTCGACTACCACCCGGGCCAGTACCTCAGCGTGCTCACGCCCTACTCCCCCGGCGTGTGGCGGCGGCTCAGCCCGTCGATCCCCGCGAACCCGGCCGGGCAGATCGAGTTCCACATCCGCGACGTCCCCGGCGGCGCCCTCAGCGGCTCGCTCGTCCGCGGCGTCGGTGTGGGCGACCGCTGGGTGCTCGCCCGGCCGCTCGGCCTGCTCGAGGTGGACCGGTCCGAGCCGTTCCGGGACGTGCTCATGATCGGCGGCGGCACCGGCATCGCCCCGCTGCGCTGCCTGCTGCTGGACATGATGCGCCACGGCCAGAACCCGCGCGTGCACCTGTTCTACGGGGCCCGCTTCCCCGGCGACCTCTATGACCTGCCCACGCTCGTCGACCTCGCCGCGACCGCCCCGTGGCTTACCATTCAGCCCGTCGCCGAGGAGGACGAGGACCCCTGGTGGGCCGGGCCGCGCCAGGAGCTGCCCCGCACGCTGCACCGTCGGCAGACCGGGACGCTGGTCGAGGCGGTCACGCAGTGGGGGTCGTGGGCCGACCGGCAGGTGATCGTGTCGGGGTCGCCGGAGATGCTGCGGGCGACCGTCCGCGGCCTGGTCGCGGCGGGCACCCCACGGGAGAACATCAGCTTCGACCGGCCCTGA
- the dnaJ gene encoding molecular chaperone DnaJ, whose protein sequence is MSQREWVEKDYYAELGVSKTASQDEIRRAYRKLARENHPDSNPGNAAAEDKFKRISEANDVIGDPAKRKEYDAFRAQVSSGGFSGFAPGGGSYTTTSDFDLGDLFGGGGPGGAGGFSDLFGGLFNQARGGGGAGGRSRAQRPRGGQDVETALTLSFREAALGETVQIKLSSPSPCLTCHGSGARPGTSPKVCGTCHGAGVTQRNQGAFGFAEPCTDCGGTGSKIDDPCPECAGSGVTNRTRTINVKVPAGVQDGQRIRLSGQGEAGFRGAPSGDLYVTVTVQKDAVFDRDGSDLLVDLPVSYPELVRGAQVSVPTLTGRVTVKIPAGSRDGQILRVRGRGIASKTGTGDLKVTLRVATPPAGMAEAELAAYDDALRAAGFDPRSGWAGAT, encoded by the coding sequence GTGAGTCAGCGCGAATGGGTCGAGAAGGACTACTACGCCGAACTGGGCGTCTCCAAGACCGCGAGCCAGGACGAGATCCGCAGGGCCTACCGCAAGCTCGCCCGCGAGAATCACCCGGACTCCAACCCCGGCAACGCGGCCGCGGAGGACAAGTTCAAGCGGATCAGTGAGGCCAACGACGTCATCGGGGACCCCGCGAAGCGCAAGGAGTACGACGCGTTCCGTGCGCAGGTCTCCTCCGGCGGGTTCAGTGGATTCGCCCCCGGCGGCGGCAGCTACACCACCACGAGCGACTTCGACCTCGGTGACCTGTTCGGTGGGGGCGGGCCCGGCGGCGCCGGCGGATTCTCCGACCTCTTCGGCGGCCTGTTCAACCAGGCCCGCGGGGGCGGCGGGGCCGGCGGTCGGAGCCGAGCGCAGCGCCCGCGCGGCGGCCAGGACGTCGAGACCGCCCTGACCCTGTCGTTCCGCGAGGCCGCTCTCGGCGAGACGGTCCAGATCAAGCTGTCCTCGCCGTCGCCGTGCCTGACCTGCCACGGCAGCGGCGCGCGGCCCGGTACCAGCCCCAAGGTGTGCGGTACCTGTCACGGCGCGGGCGTCACGCAGCGCAACCAGGGGGCGTTCGGGTTCGCCGAGCCCTGCACCGACTGCGGCGGCACCGGCTCAAAGATCGACGACCCGTGCCCGGAGTGCGCGGGCAGCGGCGTCACCAACCGCACCCGCACCATCAACGTCAAGGTCCCGGCCGGCGTCCAGGACGGTCAACGCATCCGGCTCTCCGGCCAGGGCGAGGCCGGCTTCCGCGGCGCCCCGTCCGGCGACCTCTACGTCACCGTCACCGTCCAGAAGGACGCGGTGTTCGACCGCGACGGCTCCGACCTGCTCGTGGACCTGCCCGTGTCGTACCCGGAGCTGGTCCGCGGCGCGCAGGTGTCGGTGCCGACGCTCACCGGGCGGGTGACCGTGAAGATCCCCGCCGGCTCGCGCGACGGACAGATCCTGCGCGTACGCGGCCGGGGCATCGCGAGCAAGACCGGAACGGGTGACCTCAAGGTCACCCTCCGGGTGGCCACGCCCCCCGCCGGGATGGCCGAAGCCGAACTGGCCGCCTACGACGACGCATTGCGTGCGGCGGGCTTCGATCCCCGGTCGGGCTGGGCCGGGGCGACATGA
- a CDS encoding ArsR/SmtB family transcription factor produces the protein MVSCRTDEVALDDDEVDRLFRALADVTRRDILRRTLAGESTVSSLADHYDMSFAAVRKHVNVLEEAGLISDHRIGRERRVRGDVDAIRRAQSLLDGFEDIWRGRIDRLDALLAEEQHHE, from the coding sequence ATGGTTTCATGTCGAACGGATGAGGTGGCCCTCGATGACGACGAGGTGGACCGACTGTTCCGCGCGCTGGCCGACGTCACGCGGCGGGACATCCTCCGGCGGACGCTCGCCGGCGAGTCCACCGTCTCCTCACTGGCGGACCACTACGACATGTCGTTCGCGGCCGTCCGCAAGCACGTCAACGTCCTGGAGGAGGCGGGACTGATCAGTGACCACCGGATCGGCCGAGAGCGCCGGGTCCGGGGCGATGTCGACGCGATCCGACGAGCACAGAGCCTGCTCGACGGGTTCGAGGACATCTGGCGGGGACGCATCGACCGACTCGACGCCCTCCTCGCCGAGGAGCAGCACCACGAGTGA
- a CDS encoding DUF368 domain-containing protein produces the protein MAADPSTPAHARRDPVGPGHDPVDDADLDPRSPLPTRPGPLGMVGNAVRGALIGMAELVPGVSGGTVALVTGVYPRLLDSGAHVVDGLRSAALGPERRARTRAAFRHVDWWLLLPLAVGMLAMVFTLAGVLKGFVEGSPEIARGLFLGMVAASIAVPLGMAGATPGGRNWVLGLVFVLGAVFAFVLSGLPSGSISDPSYLLVFVAAAVAICALVLPGVSGSYLLLAMGLYAPTLGAVDERNFAYLGVFALGALVGISLFVKVLDRLLEDFRKPTLVAMAGLMLGSLRALWPWQTEEADVLAPGSDWPAVLAAVAAGVAVVLIVLAAERAFAGKTATTGPAVTIDQATTDQAADSTSDSNRR, from the coding sequence ATGGCTGCCGATCCGTCGACTCCCGCTCACGCCCGCCGCGACCCGGTCGGACCCGGGCACGACCCGGTCGACGACGCCGATCTCGATCCGCGCTCGCCGTTGCCGACCCGGCCGGGTCCGCTGGGGATGGTCGGCAACGCCGTCCGCGGCGCGCTCATCGGGATGGCCGAGCTCGTTCCCGGCGTCTCGGGCGGCACGGTGGCCCTGGTGACCGGTGTCTACCCGCGGTTGCTGGATTCCGGCGCGCACGTGGTGGACGGACTGCGCTCGGCCGCCCTCGGTCCGGAGCGGCGGGCCCGCACCCGCGCGGCGTTCCGCCACGTCGACTGGTGGCTGCTGCTGCCGCTCGCGGTGGGCATGCTGGCAATGGTCTTCACGCTGGCCGGGGTGCTCAAGGGGTTCGTCGAAGGCAGCCCGGAGATCGCCCGCGGCCTGTTCCTGGGCATGGTGGCCGCGAGCATCGCGGTCCCGCTGGGGATGGCGGGCGCGACCCCGGGCGGACGGAACTGGGTGCTGGGTCTGGTGTTCGTCCTGGGCGCGGTGTTCGCGTTCGTGCTCTCGGGGCTGCCGAGCGGGTCGATCAGCGACCCCTCCTATCTGCTGGTGTTCGTCGCGGCGGCCGTGGCGATCTGCGCCCTGGTCCTGCCCGGGGTCTCCGGGTCGTACCTACTGTTGGCGATGGGCCTGTACGCCCCCACGCTCGGCGCGGTCGACGAGCGGAACTTCGCCTACCTGGGCGTCTTCGCGCTCGGCGCGCTGGTCGGCATCTCGCTCTTCGTCAAGGTCCTCGACCGGCTCCTCGAGGACTTCCGCAAGCCCACCCTCGTCGCCATGGCCGGGCTCATGCTGGGCTCGCTGCGTGCGCTGTGGCCGTGGCAGACGGAGGAGGCCGACGTGCTCGCGCCCGGGTCGGACTGGCCCGCCGTGCTGGCAGCGGTGGCGGCCGGCGTGGCGGTGGTGCTGATCGTGCTGGCCGCGGAGAGGGCCTTCGCGGGGAAGACCGCCACCACCGGCCCGGCCGTCACAATCGATCAGGCCACCACCGATCAGGCCGCCGACAGCACCTCCGACTCCAACCGCCGGTAG